The window TTATTTCCTCCTCCGGCATATTTAATATTATTTTTCCTGAGCACCTCCAGGCTTTTGAGCAGGGACATCCAGGGATAGGTTACATTATTGGCAACGCCTACCACATCGATACCCGCAACAGTAAGCCCCTTCACCATTTCAGGCTCTGAGTGTTTCCATCTTTCCTTGTGCGGTATATCCGGTAACCTTGGATCTTTGGAGGTGCCTGCAAACGGGCCTTCCAGGTTTACAATTCTCATGTCTGCCTGTATCATAGTAGGCAACACATGCTGAAAGGCATCTACCGGATTATCTCTGTCCTGAATGTTGGTATCTCCAAATAGCAGAATGGATGCCTGCTTTCCTTTGTTGGCCTCCCAAGGCCATGCCTGCTGGGCCTGAACGTCAGAAAAATCAGCAAATAAAATAACAAAAAGAGCAAGGCACGAATAGCTGGCTCTTCTGGGTAGTCGTATATGGTCCATTTAAGTAGTACTTTGATTAGCGTATGTTGAATTTCTTAGCACTTAGTTTTCAGCATTCACCCGCCACAGCCGTAGGGATCCATCCTCGTGCCAGGAGACCATATGCTTACCCTCTTCGGTGAAGTGAAAATACTCCTGCCGAAAAGCTGGCTGTTGCAAGACCTGCTTAGATGCATTAGATTCTATTTCCTTTCAGCTATCTATAAATCAAGAAGATTTTAGCCTACGTACCAATTCCTGCTCATCGATCTCTTGTTCATAAAAGGCTGCAGCTGCCTCTATAGCAGAATATCCGCTTGCCAGTGTCTTTGTGTAAAGGCTCTGGCCTTTTGCTTTTTCAAGGGCAGTCTTTATTGCAACAGCATTCTGGTTTGAATCTTTGTGCATGCTTCTGGCCTCACGGTACAGAGCATCAGCTGTATTGATAAAACCAGACTTGCTGTTGATGCCATTAATTTTCTTCTGATCAGGCTGCATATAAGCTTTGGCCAGCTCATCAAAATAACTGTCCATTTCATTTCTCCAACTATACACCCTTAAAACCCAGTTTTGGGCATCATCGTCATCAGGGATCAGGGTATGGAACCTGGTGAGTACCCTGGGCACCATTTCTTTAAACAGGGAGGATAAAGCGGTGGAATCCCCTCCCAGCTGCTGCCCTGGTTCCATACCATTCATGGCTTTTAATACGGCAGCATCTAGGTAAACGCCGGCATCAGGCTTACTGCCCTGCTGCTTGCTTTTACAAGCAGCAAGTGAGTTATTTACCGCGTTATAGGCAATGGCTCCTAATGCCAGGCCCAACTTTTCTTCGCCAAGCTCATCTTTGCTTTCCATGCTTTCCCGGCCAATTTTTAGCAGGGCAACAGCATTGCCTCCCGCATCGGGAAAATTTCTGGCCAGGCGGGCTGTGTTTCCCGGCAGATGTTCGTTCAGGTTGGTCGTCAAAGCTTTTCTGAAGTCAGCCGGCATTTGCATGCTCCCCATCACCAGGCCGAAAACATCATCGGCCATCGCAATTGGGGCAAGTCTAGCTCCTAGAGGACCAGCCGGAGCCATAAAGGCGCTCTGCCAGAATGAAGCTGGCATGAAAAACATGCCGCCACTAATCAGTGCCGATGTTTTAAGAAAGCCTCTCCTGCCCTCCTGTAGGTTTTGGGAAATATCTTTAGTTCTTGATTCCATAAGTTTTTGCGTTAGTTGACTAGTCTGTGTTCTTTCGGAAATATCTCCAGGGCATCGTAAGCGGCAGAAGCAGAGATTTCGTCGGTAAAATATTTCCGGGCCGTATCTAAAAATTGGTATGACCTGTGGAGTGCCTGGGTATAGATACTCTGTTTTGGCGCTTGCTCAAGGGCAGCATCAAGTGAGATGGAAGCCTCTGCTTTTCCTTTCTGCAGGGAACGAACCAGGCGCAGTAGCTCATCCTGCTCATTATAATAATTAGAATCGGTTACAAATTTTCGGTACAGATTAGCATCCGGATCCTGGTAGGCCTGGATGTATATCCTAAGATCTTCGTAGAGGCGCTGCCTTCTTGCAAAAAATGTATTCAGGGCTGAATTCAGATCTTTTGGTGCCTGGGTGCTGAAATGCTGCAGGCCCATTAGATCGCCATGCACTAGGCCCGCTACCAGGAACTCAACCGATTCTGCATCTACTACCTTTGAGGCGGGGTGCGATTTCATGGCCTCTTCCAGGGTAGCCGCAGAAAGATGGACATGTGGAGAAACCGACTTTCTCCTGCCCTCATCATACACATACCGGAAGGTGGCGGCATCATGGTAAATCTCATGTACATACTCTGGTATGCCTGATACTGCATACTCTTTGCCTGTAATTCTGTAGAGCGGCTTTACTGTTAAATCTGCGGCCCGGTGAATGATCCAGCCCAGGGCGGCAGCCATTAGCTTTAGGTCATCTTCCGTAGGCTGGTCCTTGTCCTTTACCCGTGCCAAAATGGGCAAGGCATGTAAATGGTTGCCCCGGCTGGCAGACGCCATCAGGCCGCAATCGGGGTAGCGGCTAACACTTGTTTTGAATACCTGGGGAAATGAGGGGCTGAATGCTATCAGGGAACAAGCGTCTTCGTATACAGCGATATGGGTGATGTGTTCAGACATGATATAAGTGTTTTGAATTATAGGTAAAGCTTTGTCAAGCTTTACCTTTTATAAATAATCCTTAGTAGCTCGGGTTCTGTGGCAGCAGATTAGGGTTCAAGTCTATGTCCCTGGCCGGAACAGGCCACAACACACGATCCGGGCTGGTAAGTTGTGGTACTAAATCCATTGCCCTGCCGGTACGTACCAGGTCAAACCAGCGGTGGCCTTCAAAAGCCAGTTCAAGGTAACGTTCGTTTTCAATTGCCAGCCTTACTTCCGCCTGCGAGGTGGCAGTGGTAGGATCCAATCCAGCTCTTGCCCTAATCATGTTCAGGTATTCGATCGCTTCTGAAGTTCTTTCCAGCTCATTGAGGGCCTCGGCACGCATGAGTATTACATCGGCCAGCCGCAGGATAATTACATTATTGGTCTGGCTACCTCTGTCAGAAACAGTGAGATCTTCGTTGAGCTCATACTTCC of the Flammeovirgaceae bacterium 311 genome contains:
- a CDS encoding hypothetical protein (COG0085 DNA-directed RNA polymerase, beta subunit/140 kD subunit); this encodes MSEHITHIAVYEDACSLIAFSPSFPQVFKTSVSRYPDCGLMASASRGNHLHALPILARVKDKDQPTEDDLKLMAAALGWIIHRAADLTVKPLYRITGKEYAVSGIPEYVHEIYHDAATFRYVYDEGRRKSVSPHVHLSAATLEEAMKSHPASKVVDAESVEFLVAGLVHGDLMGLQHFSTQAPKDLNSALNTFFARRQRLYEDLRIYIQAYQDPDANLYRKFVTDSNYYNEQDELLRLVRSLQKGKAEASISLDAALEQAPKQSIYTQALHRSYQFLDTARKYFTDEISASAAYDALEIFPKEHRLVN